One Skermanella pratensis genomic window, GCGCAGCAGCTTGTCGCGGTCGAAGGGTTCGCGCTGCCCCATGCTCTTGATCACCGTCAGCTCCCGCAGCTGGACCCGCTCGAAGGTGGTGAAGCGGGCCCCGCAGCCGGGACAGAAGCGGCGCCGGCGGATCGCCGAGTTGTCCTCGGTCGGCCGGCTGTCCTTGACCTGGGTGTCGTCGTGTCCGCAGAACGGGCAGCGCATTTAGGTCATCGCCTCCCAGGGTTGGCCGGTGAGCCCTGGTAGATCGGGAACCGCTGGCACAGCACGCGGACGCGCTCGCGCACCTGGGCCTCCACCGCCGTGTTGTCGCCCGAGTTGCTCGCCGCCAGGCCGTCGAGCACTTCCGAGATCATCTCGCCGACCTGGGTGAACTCCGCGACGCCGAAGCCGCGGGTGGTCGCCGCCGGGGTGCCGAGCCGGACGCCCGAGGTGACCATCGGCTTCTGCGGGTCGAACGGCACGCCGTTCTTGTTGCAGGTCATGCCGGCATGCTCCAGCGTCGCCTCCGCCGCCTTGCCGGTCAGGCTCTTCGGCCGCAGGTCGACCAGGACCACATGGCTGTCGGTGCCGCCCGACACGATGTCGACGCCGCCCTCGATCAGGCGGGCCGCCAGCGCGCGGGCGTTCTCCACCACCGACCGGGCATAGTCCTTGAACTCCGGCCGCAGCGCCTCGCCGAAGGCCGCCGCCTTGCCGGCGATGACATGCATCAGCGGGCCGCCCTGCAATCCTGGGAAGACGGCCGAGTTGATCTTCTTGCCCAGGTCCGGGTCGTTGGACAGGATCATGCCGCCGCGCGGGCCGCGCAGCGTCTTGTGGGTGGTCGTGGTGACGACATGGGCATGGGGCAGCGGCGTCGGATAGGCGCCTCCGGCGACCAGGCCCGCGAAATGGGCCATGTCCACCATGAAGTAAGCGCCGACCTCGTCCGCGATCCCGCGGAAGCGCGCGAAGTCGATCTGGCGGGGATAGGCCGAGCCGCCCGCGATGATCAGCTTCGGCTTGTGCTCGCGCGCCAGCGCCTCGACCTGGTCGAAGTCGATCCGGGCGTCGTCGCGGCGCACGCCGTACTGGATGGCGTTGAACCACTTGCCCGACTGGTTGGCCGCGGCGCCGTGGGTCAGGTGCCCGCCGGCATCCAGGGACATGCCGAGGATGGTGTCGCCCGGCTGGAGCAGGGCCATGAAGACCGCCTGGTTCGCCTGCGCGCCCGAGTGGGGCTGAACGTTGACGAAGGCGCAGTCGAACAGGGCCTTGGCCCGGTCGATGGCGAGTTGCTCCGCGACGTCGACGAACTCGCAGCCGCCATAGTAGCGGCGGCCGGGATAACCCTCCGCGTACTTGTTCGTCAGGACGGAGCCTTGCGCTTCGAGCACGGCTGAGGAGACGATGTTCTCCGACGCGATCAGCTCGATCTGGTCCTGCTGGCGCGACAATTCGCGCCCGATCGCCGATGCCAGCTCGGGGTCGCTCTCGGCCAGGGTGGCGCCGAAGAAGCCGGACGAGGGTGCGAAGGATTGGGGAAGGGAGGACATGGAGGGATTCCTTAGGATCTGCCGCTTCGAGGCACCGGAATTCGCTTCGAGGCACCGGAATTGCGGTAAAAAAGGCGGTTCAGCCCATCTTGTCAACGCGGCGGCTGTGGCGGCCGCCTTCGAACGGAGTGGCGAGGAAAGTCGCGACGCAGTCCTTCGCGACCTCGATCCCGGTCACCCGGGCGCCCATCACAAGGACATTGGCATCGTTGTGCTGCCGGGAAAGCCTGGCGCCCGTGGTATCGTGGCACAGCGCCGCGCGGATGCCGGCGTGCCGGTTGGCGGCGATGCTGATGCCGATGCCGGTCCCGCAGATCAGGATTCCGCGCTCGGCGGTCCCGTCCCTGATGGCGGCCGCGAGGGCCGCGGCGATGTCGGGATAGTCCACTGAATCGGTGCTGTGGGCTCCGAGGTCGACCATCTCGTAGCCTTGGCCGGCGAGCGAGTCCTTCAATGAAGCCTTGAAGTCGAAGCCGGCGTGATCGGACGCAATGGCGAGTTTCTGTTTAGACATCAAACCAAACCCATTTCCGGAGACCCTGCGGAACCCTCCTGGCCCGGCGGGCGGCCTGAACTCCCCGCCATCCCCCCGAAAGCTGGCCATAGGGGCATCGTGTGCGCGACACTACCAGATATCGGCGCGGTACGCCAGAATCGCACCGGGCGCCGCTGCCGGGCAGATCTGCGCAGGGCGCACGCCGGAGTTGAGCCATGCGCGGCGCGCGCGGCGGCCATGCATTCCGGCAAACTATGCTTCTGAAGCAAAAGCGCTGTTCTCGCTTCCGGCCTCGAATTCGTGGGCAAGTGCCGGGGCGACAACGGAGCTCAAATGGCATTCTGGCACCACTAAAATATCTTTAATGCTGTTCGCTGCTCAATTCGGCCGGCGAACTAGCGGTTTCCAATCTTGCCGTGTGGATGAAAACCTCAGCCGAGTCAAAATAACCTTTGAACCACTTGCGGAAATTTTATTGACACCCAAATCCCCATGTGCGACTTGAAGAGCATCGAACACAATGAATAATCAGGATACTGGGCATGAGTGACCAGCTTGAACACGACGCGCCGGACGGTGCCATTCTGAGGATGACGGCGGACATAGTATCCGCCTATGTCAGCAAGAATGTGCTTCCGGCGACCCAAATCCCGGAAGTCATCAATACGGTTTTCTCCTCGCTGACCGGCCTGAACGGTCAGCCGCGGGAGGTTCAGGCCGAACCGCAGAAGCCCGCCGTGCCGATCCGCAAGTCGGTGACGCCCGAATACATCGTTTGCCTGGAAGATGGCAAGAAGTTGAAGATGTTGAAGCGGCATCTCCGGTCCACATACGGCATGACTCCGGACGAGTACCGCGCGAAGTGGAACCTGCCGCCGGACTATCCGATGGTGGCGCCGAACTACGCTGCCCAGCGGTCCGAATTCGCGAAGAAGATCGGTCTCGGCCGTTCCTCCGGTCGCCAGACGAGGCGCAAGGCTTCCTGATCTCCGCCCCTTCCCGGAGCCGCCGCCGCCCGTCCCGACGGGAGGGAGAGCGGCGCCGGGGAATCGGACGGAATCGGGAGCCTGCCCGGCGTTCCGACAAGTCGACAGGTATGCATTGACTGCCGGACAGGTGGAGCGGACGATACGTCCGGCTGCCTGTCCGTTTTTATTTCGCCACCTCTTGGTGTACCGATCCGTGTCGTCGTGACGCAGGCCGGAAGGGTGTCATCGCGCCGGACTCCCCGGCTTCTTCGCCAGCACGTATTCCAGCTTGGCCACGGCGGTGCGCCGGAGCATTTCGCGGCTGTGGTTCAGGGGGCCGACTACGGTGACCTCGGTCAGCGTTTCCGGATCCATGGCGATCGCCTTCATGTACATGCCGACGCGCTTGAACTCCAACAGGACCTCGCGCTCGGGCGCCTTGGCCATCACCATCTCCCCTTGTCCATATCGGCTAATCGACTGCGTCAGTCGAGGTGGATAGTGCCGCAAGCGTTTCGATTCGGTAAATTCCCCCAATGCCGGGCCCCCTTTCCCGGGCGCCCGGAGTTCGACTCGGAGACTCAAGAATGACCGCAAACCCGATCGTCGCAGCAACCGATGCGGCAAAAGGCGAGGAAACCGCAAAGCCGGCGCAGGCCGCCCGCTTCCAGTGGGAAGACCCCTTGCTGCTGGAGGACGAGCTTTCGGAAGAGGAGCGGATGATCCGCGACAGCGCGCGGGGCTATTGCCAGGACAAGCTGATGACGCGCGTGCTTGAGGCGAACCGGCACGAGCATTTCCACCGCGAGATCATGACCGAGATGGGCGAGCTGGGCCTGCTCGGGCCGACCATCGACGGCTACGGCTGCGCCGGGGTCGGCTATGTCAGCTACGGCCTGATCGCCCGCGAGGTCGAGCGGGTGGACTCGGGCTACCGCTCCGCCATGTCGGTCCAGTCCTCGCTGGTCATGCACCCGATCCACGCCTACGGCACCGAGGAGCAGCGCCTGAAGTACCTGCCCAAGCTGGCCAGCGGCGAATGGGTGGGCTGCTTCGGCCTGACCGAGCCGGACGCCGGGTCGGATCCGGGCTCCATGAAGACGCGGGCGCGCAAGGTCGAGGGCGGCTACTCGGTCAGTGGCTCCAAGCAGTGGATCACCAACTCGCCGATCGCCGACGTGTTCGTGGTGTGGGCCAAGGACGATGCCGGCGAGATCCGCGGCTTCGTGCTGGAGAAGGGCATGAAGGGGCTGAGCGCGCCCAAGATCGAGGGCAAGTTCAGCCTGCGCGCCTCGATCACCGGCGGCATCGCGATGGACGAGGTGTTCGTGCCGGAGGAGAACCTGCTGCCCAACGTCAAGGGGCTGAAGGGGCCGTTCGGCTGCCTGAACAACGCGCGCTACGGCATATCCTGGGGCGCCATGGGGGCGGCGGAGTTCTGCTGGCACCAGGCGCGCGACTACGTGCTGGAGCGCAAGATGTTCGGCCGGCCGCTGGCGGCCAACCAGCTGATCCAGAAGAAGCTGGCCGACATGCAGACCGAGATCACGCTCGGCCTGCACGCCGCGCTGCGGCTGGGCCGGCTGAAGGACGGGCACCGCGCCCCGCCGGAGGCGATCAGCCTGATGAAGCGCAACAACTGCGGCAAGGCGCTCGACATCGCCCGGGTCGCCCGCGACATGCTGGGCGGCAACGGCATCTCGGACGAGTACCACGTGATCCGCCACGTCATGAACCTGGAGGCGGTCAACACCTACGAGGGCACACACGACATCCACGCCCTCATCCTGGGCCGCGCCCAGACCGGCATCCAGGCCTTCAGCTGAGAGGCGTGACGGGACCGCGGGTCGGCGCCGGCCAAAGGCCGGCGCCGACCCGCGGCGAGCCGATCATTGCTGGAGAAACGCCACGTCGACGTGCCGGGCCGCCCATCGGGCGGCCCGGCCGGACGACGTGCGAACCGGGCAGCCCGCGTCAGGCAGCCGACGTGACCGGATAGCCGCTGTAATCCAGCGACGAGGACCAGAAACGCTCCAGCTTGCGCATGGTCTCGTTCGCCTTGAT contains:
- the glyA gene encoding serine hydroxymethyltransferase; translation: MSSLPQSFAPSSGFFGATLAESDPELASAIGRELSRQQDQIELIASENIVSSAVLEAQGSVLTNKYAEGYPGRRYYGGCEFVDVAEQLAIDRAKALFDCAFVNVQPHSGAQANQAVFMALLQPGDTILGMSLDAGGHLTHGAAANQSGKWFNAIQYGVRRDDARIDFDQVEALAREHKPKLIIAGGSAYPRQIDFARFRGIADEVGAYFMVDMAHFAGLVAGGAYPTPLPHAHVVTTTTHKTLRGPRGGMILSNDPDLGKKINSAVFPGLQGGPLMHVIAGKAAAFGEALRPEFKDYARSVVENARALAARLIEGGVDIVSGGTDSHVVLVDLRPKSLTGKAAEATLEHAGMTCNKNGVPFDPQKPMVTSGVRLGTPAATTRGFGVAEFTQVGEMISEVLDGLAASNSGDNTAVEAQVRERVRVLCQRFPIYQGSPANPGRR
- the rpiB gene encoding ribose 5-phosphate isomerase B, with the translated sequence MSKQKLAIASDHAGFDFKASLKDSLAGQGYEMVDLGAHSTDSVDYPDIAAALAAAIRDGTAERGILICGTGIGISIAANRHAGIRAALCHDTTGARLSRQHNDANVLVMGARVTGIEVAKDCVATFLATPFEGGRHSRRVDKMG
- a CDS encoding MucR family transcriptional regulator, with translation MSDQLEHDAPDGAILRMTADIVSAYVSKNVLPATQIPEVINTVFSSLTGLNGQPREVQAEPQKPAVPIRKSVTPEYIVCLEDGKKLKMLKRHLRSTYGMTPDEYRAKWNLPPDYPMVAPNYAAQRSEFAKKIGLGRSSGRQTRRKAS
- a CDS encoding DUF6898 family protein, yielding MAKAPEREVLLEFKRVGMYMKAIAMDPETLTEVTVVGPLNHSREMLRRTAVAKLEYVLAKKPGSPAR
- a CDS encoding acyl-CoA dehydrogenase, with product MTANPIVAATDAAKGEETAKPAQAARFQWEDPLLLEDELSEEERMIRDSARGYCQDKLMTRVLEANRHEHFHREIMTEMGELGLLGPTIDGYGCAGVGYVSYGLIAREVERVDSGYRSAMSVQSSLVMHPIHAYGTEEQRLKYLPKLASGEWVGCFGLTEPDAGSDPGSMKTRARKVEGGYSVSGSKQWITNSPIADVFVVWAKDDAGEIRGFVLEKGMKGLSAPKIEGKFSLRASITGGIAMDEVFVPEENLLPNVKGLKGPFGCLNNARYGISWGAMGAAEFCWHQARDYVLERKMFGRPLAANQLIQKKLADMQTEITLGLHAALRLGRLKDGHRAPPEAISLMKRNNCGKALDIARVARDMLGGNGISDEYHVIRHVMNLEAVNTYEGTHDIHALILGRAQTGIQAFS